CGCGCGTACCCCAAATTATCAACTTCATGTAGATAGAGAGCAAGCGAAAAAAATGGGTGTTTCTATAGGATCTATTTATAGTACCATATCTGCTTATTTGGGTAGTAGCTACGTAAATGATTTTACAAAGTACGGTCGTAACTTTAGGGTAGTTACACAAGCGGATACCAATTATAGAAGCAGTATTGAAAATCTGAATCAGCTGTACGTTAAAAATGCAGCGGGAACTCCGGTACCAATGACTTCCCTGGTTTCTTATAAAACTGTAGAAAATGCATCCATCATCAACCACTTTAACCTGTTCAGGTCTATCGAGGTTAGTGGATCGGCCAAGCCGGGCTATAGTTCTGGTGATGCCTTAAAAGCATTGCAGGAAGTAGCGGCTCAAACTTTACCATCAAACTATACTTATAATTTCTCTGGTTTAAGTTTGGAAGAAACGGAGGCCGGTAACAGTACTACTTTAATCTTTGGATTGATTGTAGTGTTTGTATTCCTGCTGTTAGCGGCGCTATATGAAAGCTGGTCGGTACCATTCTCTATCTTACTTGCTGTACCACTTGGCTTGTTTGGTGCAATTCTGGCACTTATATTTCTGCCTAAGCTCGACAATAACATTTATGCACAGGTAGGTTTGATTACGCTAATTGGTCTCTCTGCAAAAAATGCGATTCTGATTGTAGAGTTTGCTAAAGAAAGGGTAGACTGGGGCATGGAATTAATTGCTGCAACTATTGAAGCGGTTAGGTTACGTTTGCGTCCTATCGTGATGACTTCTCTTGCCTTTATATTAGGGGTTATTCCATTGATTATCTCTTCTGGGGCCGGTGCAGTATCCCGTAAAACAATTGGCTGGACGGTTGCCGCAGGTATGGTTTCGGCTACTTTCCTGGCTATCTTTATTGTACCGGTACTGTTTGTACTGATTACTAAAATAGCGTATGGTAAAAAGAAACTGGCAGAATTGCAGGCTTCTTACAATCCGGACGATCATAAAGATACGCTTCATGCTGATGAAGATTAATAGCTAAATAGAACAGGTAAGCTTCTCATCCTCAAATCTTTGAAGGAAGTTTTGTAGGTCTTCGAAGTATACCTGTTCTTTTTTTAAAATGCTAACAAACCGGATGCAGTGTTTAAGGTACTGACAAACTATACGAGCATAAAACAGCCGCTTACCATATAAAAGGTTGGCGGCTGTTTTGTGTATTGAAGATCTGCTTGTCTGAATTCTGAAAAAAAATAGGTTGTCCTTTAATCGACATGCGAAACTTCCTTCAAAGTTTCGGGAAGAGGAAAGGATAGCCTATTTTTTAGTGATACACAAAAGTTCCTTTGTCACTTTGAATAGTAACCTGCTTTTGCGATGATGTCTCTACGCGGCCAATAATCTGCGCATCAATATTAAAGCTTTTTGAAAGCTCAATGATAGCCGAAGCAATAGCTTCCGGAACGTAAAGCTCCATTCTATGGCCCATATTAAATACCTTATACATTTCTTTCCAATCAGTGCCAGATTGCTCCTGGATCAGTGCAAATAAAGGAGGGACAGGAAACAAGTTGTCCTTGATTACATGTACATCATCATTAATGAAATGCAGCACCTTAGTCTGCGCACCACCACTGCAATGTACCAGTCCATGAATTTGAGATCTGAATTGCTCCAGTACTTGCTTAATAACCGGTGCATAAGTACGGGTAGGAGAGAGAACAAGCTTACCAGCGGTAACCTCAGTTTGTTCATCAATCTTAACAAGGTCTGTGAGGTTTTTTCCACCAGAAAAGACCAGGTCAAAAGGTACCGAAGGATCGTAAGTTTCAGGATAAGTCTCCGCAACAGATTTATTAAAAACATCATGTCTGGCCGAGGTTAAACCATTTGAACCCATACCTCCATTGTATTCTTTTTCGTAGGTTGCCTGTCCAGATGAAGATAAGCCTACAATAACATCACCAGCCTGTATGTTGTGGTTACTGATCACCTCATCACGTTTCATCCTGCAAGTTACCGTAGAATCTACAATAATGGTACGTACAAGGTCGCCTACGTCGGCAGTCTCACCGCCTGTGCTGTAGATAGAAATACCCTGTTCCCTAAGTTCAGCCAGAATTTCCTCTGTACCATTAATAACAGCAGCAATTACTTCTCCTGTAATTAAGTTTTTATTTCTTCCGATGGTAGATGAAAGCAGGATGTTTTCTGTAGCACCAACGCAAATCAAATCGTCCAGGTTCATGATGATGGCATCCTGTGCAATTCCTTTCCATACAGAAAGGTCACCGGTTTGCTTCCAGTAAGCATAGGCCAGTGAGGATTTAGTACCTGCACCATCCGCATGCATAATGTTGCAATAGGCATCATCGTTCCCTAAAATATCAGGTATAATTTTACAAAATGCTTGTGGAAAAATACCTTTATCTATGTTTTTGATGGCCTGGTGCACATCTTCTTTGGAGGCAGAAACGCCGCGCTGGTTGTACCTGTTATCACTCATGTTGCTGCAAAGATAAATAAACGGGTTAATGTTACAAGATTAATGTTTTCAACCCGGGTCTGAAAAAAAATAACCCCTCAGTTTTCAGCTGAAGGGTTATCGAAACAACGAAAAGTTGTTTTTATTTTATAAAAAGCAATTCTCTGAATTTAGGCAATGGCCAAACACTATCGTCTATGATTTGCTCTAATTTATCCGCATGGTAACGGATCGTATCAAAGTGCGATTTAACTTGCTCATCATAGCTGATTGCTTTATCACGGCTTTCAGCAATGTTGTTAGATACCTTACGTGCTGCAAGCATTGCATCAAGACTGGTTTTAACTACATTTAAGTGCTCTGAAATTTTGCTGATGATACCAACAGGGATATCAGTAGTTTCTTTGCCTAAGCCAATTTCTTTTAATCCTTTAACATTCTCAATCAATGAATTCTGGTAAGCAATAGTAGCAGGGATAATCATGGTATTGGTAATTTCTCCAATAACACGTGCCTCAATCTGTAATTTCAGGAAGTAGCTATCCAATAGAATTTCGTGACGGGCATGTAATTCACGTTTGCTGAAGATGTTTGTTTTGGTAAACAATTCAGTAGATTTTTCGCTTACATAAGCATCTAAAGCTACAGGCGTAGTTTTGATGTTAGATAAACCGCGTTTTTCTGCCTCGTCAGCCCATTCCTGGCTGTAACCATTACCTTCAAAACGGATGTCTTTAGATTCTTTGATGTATCTTTTGATCACTGTTAATAAAGCGATGTCTTTTTTCTCGCCTTTTTTAATCAGTTTATC
The nucleotide sequence above comes from Pedobacter sp. MC2016-14. Encoded proteins:
- a CDS encoding AIR synthase related protein, with the protein product MSDNRYNQRGVSASKEDVHQAIKNIDKGIFPQAFCKIIPDILGNDDAYCNIMHADGAGTKSSLAYAYWKQTGDLSVWKGIAQDAIIMNLDDLICVGATENILLSSTIGRNKNLITGEVIAAVINGTEEILAELREQGISIYSTGGETADVGDLVRTIIVDSTVTCRMKRDEVISNHNIQAGDVIVGLSSSGQATYEKEYNGGMGSNGLTSARHDVFNKSVAETYPETYDPSVPFDLVFSGGKNLTDLVKIDEQTEVTAGKLVLSPTRTYAPVIKQVLEQFRSQIHGLVHCSGGAQTKVLHFINDDVHVIKDNLFPVPPLFALIQEQSGTDWKEMYKVFNMGHRMELYVPEAIASAIIELSKSFNIDAQIIGRVETSSQKQVTIQSDKGTFVYH